The region TTGACAGGCGGGCCGCCCCGACGTATTCCTGAAAACGTTTACATGAAAACGTTTTCACCTGTCCCATCTCCCACGGGAGGCCGGTGAGCGTCACCATCCGGGACGTCGCGCAGCGGGCGGGGGTGAGTGTGGCCACCGTGTCGCGCGTGCTCAACCGCAGCGGGGTGGTCCGCGAGGAGACGCGCCAGCGCGTGGAGGGCGCCGCCGCCGAGCTGCGCTACACCCCCAACAGCACCGCCAGAAGCCTCATCACCCGCCGCACCAGCACCTTCGGCGTGGTGCTCCCCGACCTCTACGGCGAGTTCTTCTCCGAGGTGATCCGGGGGATGGACCCCCTGGCCCGCCAGAGCGGCTACCACCTCCTCCTCTCCAGCTCGCACGACGACCAGCGCGAGATCCAGTTCGCCCTCGGCGCCATGCACGGCCGCGTCGACGGGCTGATCGTGATGTCGCCCAACGTGCGCGCCGCCGCGCTGGCCGCCTCGCTCCCCGCCGGAGTCCCCGTGGTTCTGCTGAACTGCGAGGCCGACGGCGGGCCGTTCCCCGCGCTCAATGTCGACAACTTCGGCGGCGCGCGCGAGATGGTGCGCCACCTGGCCGCGCTCGGGCACCGGCGGATCGGGATGGTGCGCGGCGGCGACGCCAACTTCGACGCCCGCGAGCGCCTGCGCGCCTACCGCGCCGCCCTGGCCGAGGCGGGGCTGGAGGGGGCCGACGGGCGCTGGGAGGCCCCCGGCGACTTCACCGAGGCCGGCGGCTGGCGCGCCGCGCGCGAACTGGCGGGGAGGGGCGACCGGCCGACGGCGATCTTCTGCGCCAACGACTCCATGGCGGTGGGGGCTATGAGCGCCCTGCGCGCGGCGGGCTTGCGGGTCCCCGACGACGTGGCGGTGGCGGGGTTCGACGACATCCCGATCGCCCGCTACCTCTCCCCGCCGCTCACCTCGGTGCACGTGGACGTCCACCGCCTGGGCGCCCGCGCCGTGGAGATCCTGGTCGAGGCGCTCGCCGACCCCGACGCGCCGCCCGCGCAGGAGCTGGTCCCCACCCGGCTGGTCGTGCGCCGCTCGTGCGGCGCCCGCGCCGAAGACGAATCCACCGTACGGCAACCCGGTTGAGCCCGTGAATCCCGCAGTCCACCAGGAGCGCACCATGAAAGGAAACACCATCGTCCGGGCACTCGCGGCCGTGCTGCTGGGGGCGTGCCTCCTCGTCCCGGCGCGGGCGGCGGCGCAGACCACCACCGGGTCCTTGCGCGGCTACGTGCGCGGGCCCGGCGGCGAGGAGCTGGCGGGCGCCACCGTGACCGCGCGCAACACCGAGACGAACCAGCAGCGGCAGGCGGCCACCAGCGA is a window of Longimicrobium sp. DNA encoding:
- a CDS encoding LacI family DNA-binding transcriptional regulator is translated as MSVTIRDVAQRAGVSVATVSRVLNRSGVVREETRQRVEGAAAELRYTPNSTARSLITRRTSTFGVVLPDLYGEFFSEVIRGMDPLARQSGYHLLLSSSHDDQREIQFALGAMHGRVDGLIVMSPNVRAAALAASLPAGVPVVLLNCEADGGPFPALNVDNFGGAREMVRHLAALGHRRIGMVRGGDANFDARERLRAYRAALAEAGLEGADGRWEAPGDFTEAGGWRAARELAGRGDRPTAIFCANDSMAVGAMSALRAAGLRVPDDVAVAGFDDIPIARYLSPPLTSVHVDVHRLGARAVEILVEALADPDAPPAQELVPTRLVVRRSCGARAEDESTVRQPG